A stretch of DNA from Prochlorococcus marinus str. SB:
TACTGGAAGAGATAAAGTTATTAAATTTGACGGTTGCTATCACGGTCATGCTGATATGTTTTTAGTTAAAGCAGGATCAGGTGTCGCCACTCTAGGTTTACCGGATTCTCCTGGTGTTCCTCGGACAACAACTGCAAACACACTGACTGCGCCCTACAATGACCTTGAAGCAGTTAAAAAATTATTTTCAGAAAATCCTGATGCCATTTCAGGAGTTATACTTGAGCCTATTGTAGGTAATGCTGGATTTATTACTCCAGAGCCTGGATTCTTGGAAGGATTAAGAGAATTAACCACTGAGAATGGATCCTTATTAGTTTTTGATGAGGTAATGACTGGATTCAGAATAAGTTATGGAGGCGCTCAAGAAAAGTTTGGGGTTACTCCTGATTTAACCACCCTTGGGAAAGTAATTGGTGGAGGATTACCTGTTGGAGCTTATGGAGGCAAGAAAGAAATAATGTCAATGGTAGCTCCATCAGGACCGGTTTACCAAGCAGGTACTTTGAGCGGTAATCCACTTGCTATGACTGCAGGAATAAAAACTCTTGAACTACTTAAGCAAGATGGTACATATGATAAACTTGACTCAACGACCTCTAGATTAATTGAAGGGATAATTCAGTCAGCAGAAAACAACGGTATCGCTATTAACGGTGGAAGTGTAAGCGCTATGTTTGGATTTTTCTTGTGTGATGGGCCAGTCAGGAACTTTGATGAAGCCAAAACAAATGATACCGAACTCTTTGGTAAGTTGCATAGAGAAATGCTTAAACGAGGAATTTATCTAGCGCCAAGTCCCTTTGAAGCTGGTTTCACATCTCTAGCTCACAGCGAAGAAGAAATTGATAAAACTATCGAGGCTTTTGACGAATCTTTTAATGCAATAAAAAAATAATCATTTACATTTCATTAATTAAAAAAAGTAAATGATTAAAGTTTTATAGAAAGTTTATCTTTTAAATAATTACCTCTTACCACCAACTATTACAGGGGGACTTCCGCCTTCTGAACCTGGCAGACCAGGAACAACTTGTGTGCTACCATCCCATTTGTCGAGAAATAATTTGAAAAGTACCTGATCGTCAAGACTTCTATTTAATGTCTCGTACCTAAGTGCTTCTTGTTCAGCAATTTCAACTTCTGTCTTTGCTCTTAGTAGTTGCTGACCTGCTATTTGCTTTTGTTCAATCGCAGCTCTATATTCCTCAGCAATCTCTAATCCAGTAAGATCTAAACTTTTAACATCTACATAATCGAATGAATTTAGTTCTTGTGCAACAGTATCTCCTACTTTTTCGGAAATTACTGCGAATTCAGTAGCAATTGTTTCTAGCTCATATTGAGAAAACACTGATTTTAAAGCTTTTAGCAAAGATGGCTGAACAATTTTCTGATAAACATCGCTATTTCTGCTTGCAATCGTTGCGAAGATCCTTCCTGCTTCGTTAGGTTTTACTGAGTACTTTACGGTAGCTGTAGCCCTAATAACTTGAAGATCTTTAGTTAAAGTTTCAAATTTTTCGGGTTGAACCTGAGTTTTTATATCAAATGGATAAACAGACTGAACGAATGGAAGTTTAAAGTTTAAACCGGCTCTCCTAGAGGGACCACTTACTTTCCCTAATGTTGTAACAACTGCAACTTGCCCAGAAGGGACAACAAAAAGAGATTGGGTGAGCAAAAGAAAGCCAGTAAAGGATAATACAATTAATAATGTTGCTGTTCCACCTGGACCTGTTGGTGTTACATTTTTAAAGGATGTTGACATTAAATTTTTCTTTTAATTAATCATATTTAAATAGACTAATTAGTGCATTAATAAGGCATTTAATTAAAATATTTTTTTAATAATTGTAGATTTAATTGTAAATAATTTTAAATGTAAATAATATTTACTAGATATTTTATTTGAATTCTTGCAAAAGTTCTAAATAAAGGTCCTCATCTATTTCTCTTATGTCATATTCAGAGGGTAAAACACCATGCTTATGTTCATGTACCGCCATCCAACAGAATTTCTCTATTTCTTCTTTTGAAAAGCGAGGATATTTTTTTACTTTCTTAACCAATGATTTAATGAGAGATTCTGAATAATCTGTCATGCTTTAAAAATATTCTTAAAAAGATTTTATCTAAAGTTATTTGCTTTTAGAGGGATGTTCAAAGACTCTTCCAACTCACTAACAAGCTTAATTGCTAATTGAAGATCATTCTTGCTCTTACTTGCAACTCTTAGAGTTTCTCCATTGATACTGACATTGATTTTTTTTATTTGATCTCTAATATTTTTACTGATTTTTTTTGCAATTTCTTGTTTAATGCCTTGTTTTAATAAAATTGACTGCTTAATTCTATTACCACTAACTATTTCAATATTACCGTAGTCAAATATTTTTAAGGATAAGTTCCTTTTTATTGCCTTTTGTCTAATTATGTCATTGACAGCATTCAAAGTAAGTTCGCTATTGGTGATTATAAAAATATTTTCTTTTTCTAAATCAACTGAAGTATCCGTGCCCTTCAAATCGTAACGCTGAGAAATTTCCCTTTTAACTTGATCCAAAGTATTGACTAATTCTTGTCTATCAAAATCAGAAACAACATCAAATGAAAAACTTTCTGCCATGGTGAATTATTAATCGCTAAATATTATTAGCATAAATCATATTTTTAATAAGGGGGAATGGGTTAATTTAATCAAAAAATAACAAGCTAACCACTTTGCCCATTTCCTCAGCACATCTACAACTATTTAGCAGAGTTTCACTATCGTGAAAGGCAAAGCATATTAATTGATCGCACCTAGTAATAATTTCTTGATTACAAAGACTACTTGCAAGTGGCAGAGGTAATTCATCATTTTCACTTTTTTCAACCAAATGCATAACCCTTTCGAGTTGATCCTTTATTTCGGGTATTTGTCTATCAAGACTTTGTGGTAATAAAACAGTTAATAATGATGGATTAATATCTAAGACAGCTCGGATTACAGCCGCATTAACACCTTGTGATCCAGAAGTAAGGATATTATGTCCTTCCTCTGCTAACGACCTTGCTATCAACTCAATTAAGTGGATATCGACAACTGGTACGTGTCTACTACCCAAAAAAGCAATTCTCCTTTTCCCATTATCTTGGAGTTTTGCAAGTTCTTGAGCTAAGGCATCAACGCCTTCAGTTGCAGGTAGATCTAAAGAGCGACTCAAAATAATATAGTTCCTATAATTGAAATTAGCATTTATCTGAAAAATTGCAGGAAAAATCTATCTTTTCGAGAATTCTTTGTAGATTTACATTCTCTTGAACTAATTGAATAGCATAAGAAGCTTTTATTGATTCATGTATTCTGACATGGCCAAAAGCTTGTTCAATAATTTCTACGGAGGAAAGAGTATCCAATTCCACTTTTAAAATTGGCACCTCCAATTCCTCCGCTCTATGGATCAATTGTGACAAGGGGTCTCCAATACCAGTTAAAATTAAGCATTGAGTCGAAGCCTCCAAAGCAGCGAGTTGGATATCAGTTCTATCAGCTCCAGTAACAACAGCCATATTTCGTCTTCTCCTGAAAAATTCCATTGCAGAATTCACCCCCATTGCACCAATACTTAATGTTTCAACAAGCAATTGATCTTTTTCAGGGCAACAAATTATTTGGGCATCTAGTCTTCTTACAAGCTCTCCGACTGTGACACTTCTAAGAAGTGGTGATTTAGGCATTACCCCAAACACTTCAATACCCAGATCTTTAAGAGAGGGTATTATTTCTTTTTTAACTTTTTCGACTTCTTGTGGCAAAACCCCGTTCAATACAACTCCGGCCAATTTCTCTCCTAATTGTTTTTTCGCATCAAGTAAGGCATCCACACTTTTACAATCTTCCCATAAATTCACAATTAAAACTTTCGCATCTAAATCCTTAGCTAATTGTGGGAGACTTAAGCCATAAATCATGCCTTCATGAAGACTTCCAGCTGCCTCTAAAATATTCAGACCTTCAAAATCATCATTAACCAATGCTTCAATCTGATCAAACGATTTTCCTGGGAGTAAGTCTTTATTAAAGATTCTTTTTTCAGCTGATATATTATCCAATAATCCTACTGAGGAAATTAAATTCTCCTCTTCGATATTTAATGTAGATCCAATAAACTTAACATCATCATCTATTAATCCTTCATAAGACATTGAAGGAAGATTAGTAAGTTCAATACATGTTGCTAATGGTTTTCCAATGCGTACTTTTTTTTTCTTCTGTAAAAGGTTTTTTGCTATCCCAAGAACCATTGCAGACTTACCACTAAATGGCTCACATGAACCAATTAATAATATATCGCTCATAATTAGTAAATTTTCATCAATAGGTTTAAGATAATATTTTTTTCAGAACTAAACAAATATTTATTTATTAGTTTTAAAAAAATATAAATAATCTTTTTTTGGTAAATTTATTTTAGTTCTTTGGTATCTCATTAAAATCAAGCAAAATGATAAATTCAACCAAAAACGAAAAAACTATAGGTATTACTGGAGCCTCAGGTGCACTAGGAAAAGAATTAACAAAGTTGTTTCGCCAAAAAGGATATAAGGTGATTGGATTTACTCATAGTAAAACTAATTATGAAATAAATTTTGAATCTCCAAATGAATGGATTAAATGGGAATGTGGAAAGGAGTCTTCATTAAAAAAACAATTAGAGAAGATAGACATCTTAATTTTGAACCATGGTATTTATGATTTGAGTAGAGGAAATTCCAATTATGAAAACTCAATAGAAATAAATGCATTAAGCAAATTCAAATTTTTAAATTTATTTGAAGATATTGCTCTTAGCAATGATTCACTTATAAAAAAAGAAGTTTGGATAAACACATCTGAAGCAGAAATATTACCAGCCCTAAATCCGTCATATGAGATTAGTAAATCCCTTATTGGTAAATTAGTCTCTTTCAAAAAAAATCTTTTAGATAAAAATACAAAGAAAAAATTAATAATTAAAAAAATTATCTTAGGGCCTTTCAAATCAGGACTAAATCCTATCGGAATAATGAGTCCCAAATTTGTTTCTAAAAAAATTTATAATTTAGCTAATTCAAAAAAATATTTAATAATAATTAGTCCAAATCCTTTGACCTATCTACTTTTTCCATTAAAAGAATTTTTTAATTTTTTGTATTGCCAAATGATCTATAAGTACAAATCATAGTCTTCAGAAATCTCTGTCTGTCAATATTTCAATACCATCTTTTAAAACAACTATTGTATGCTCCCATTGGGCCGACAATTTTCCATCTTTTGTTATTACTGTCCATCTATCATTTAAAGTTTTACAAAATTTAGTCCCTTCATTAACAATAGGTTCGACAGCTAATGTCATTCCTTCACGAAGTACGACATTGGGCAATTCTTTGGTTCGAAAATTAAATACCGATGGTTCTTCATGAAGATTTCTTCCGACTCCGTGACCTGTATAGTCTTCAACAACACTAAAACCATTTTTTAAAACAATATCCTCGATTTCCCCAGCAACATCTAAGAGTGTATTCCCAGCTTTGATTTTGGAAAGCCCCGCATACAATGCTTTAAAAGCTATGTCACTAAGTTTTTGAGCCTGTGGACTAACTTTTCCTACACAAATTGATATACAACTATCTCCATGGAAACCATCTAAATAAGCCCCTGTATCAATTTTAACCAAGTCACCATTTTTAATTATTTTATTTTTACTTGGAATACCGTGGACAACCTCATTATTAATACTAGAACAAATACTAGAAGGAAATCCATGGTAGCCCTTGAAACTTGGCACAGCTCCAAAACTTTTTATCCTCTTTTCTGCGAAATCATCTAAATCTTTTGTACTCATTCCAGGTTTAATTAAGTCATTAATTTCCCTCAAAACAGTTGCTACAATCCTGCTAGATTTTTTCATTAATTTAATTTCCCGTGAAGACTTTATTTCGATTCCTCTCCTCCTCTGAATAAAAGGAACTTGATTATTAGCTTTGGAATTATTTTTATTTAACAAAAGATCTGCAAAATGTCTCATTGGAATAAATAATAGTAATAGGTAAATATATTCAAAATAGCCTTTATGGTCTTGGCTACCTTAAATCTATCAATAACAACGGGAAAGAAACAAAAATGAAAACTTTATTTAATTCTAGGCAATTTCATAAGGCTTTGGCGCCCTGGGTTTTTCTTCCATTATTTATATCTTCAATTACTGGTCTTTTATATAGGGTTTCAAAAGATTTACTAGGATACTCTAGAGAGCAAGTTCATTGGTTAATGTCTCTCCATGAGGGCGAATGGCTTGGAGATAATGGAGAACTTATTTACGTAATATTGAATTCTCTTGGAGTTTTATGGATGCTCGTAACAGGATTCCAAATGTTTTCAAAAACAATTTCATTTACCAAAAAGGTTACTAAAGGCGAGTCAAAAGGTTAAGATATAAAACTTGTAGGACAATAAAGACCAAAATGGCCAAAGAGAAACAAGAGAAGGAATTAGAAACTGGTATTAAAGCTGACGCATCAGTTGATGTAGCAGTTGAACAAAAAGAAAAAAATACGGTTTCTAAGACTACGCAAACCTTAAGCACATCCAATCTTATTAAGGAATTTGAAAGTGAACAATTAAAAAAAGAATTACCTGAAATATATGTTGGGGACACCGTTAAAGTTGGAGTAAAAATTACAGAAGGTAATAAAGAAAGAGTCCAACCTTATGAAGGCGTTGTCATAGCAAAAAGGCATGGAGGTTTTAACCAGACTATTACAGTTAGAAGAATTTTTCAGGGTATAGGTGTTGAAAGAGTATTTATGCTACATAGTCCACAGGTTGCCTCTCTAAAAGTTGAACGTAGAGGTAAAGTAAGAAGAGCCAAGTTATTCTATCTGAGAGATAGAGTAGGAAAAGCTACTCGCGTAAAACAACGCTTTGATCGATAAAGTTGTAAATTAATCAACTTATTGGTCACAAAGACGCTTATAATTATTTAAATGCGTCGTTAGTTCAGTTGGTAGAACGCAGGTCTCCAAAACCTGATGTCGGGGGTTCAAGTCCTCCACGACGCGTTTGATCAACATCATGTAAATCATTTTTTCATAAGATGGAGCTAGATCTTCAACCTGGGGACGTAGTTAAAGTCCTCGAATCAGCAGCTTTAGGATGGGTTCGCGCAAGAGTTATCAGAGTTAAGTCTGGCGGGAGAGTTGTCGTACAAAGTGACCAAGGCAGAGAATTTACTGCTAGAGGCAATCAAGTTAGGTTGATAGAGCCTGCTGGTTTTAGACCTCAAAAATAAATAGTTGTTTATACTAAGTCAGTTGAAAAACTAATTATTTCTGTAAATCCTCAAATTAATAAATTTTTTTTATTACAACACCATAAATTAAGTATTATGATCTGATAATTTTAAGAAAGAAGTTCTAAATAAATTTAGAACAAAACTCTGGGACCGTAGTTCAACTGGTTAGAGCACCGCCCTGTCACGGCGGAAGTTGCGGGTTCGAATCCCGTCGGTCCCGTTTTTTCTAAAAGAAATTTGGAAAAACGTTTAAGACTAGCCCCCAGTCCAACGGGTTTATTTCATATTGGGACAGCGCGAACAGCATTATTCAACTGGTTGTATGCACAAAAAATAGGTGGGAAATTTCTTATCAGAATAGAAGATACAGATTTTCTTCGATCTAAATCTGAATATACAAAAAATATATTAGAAGGCTTGAAATGGCTTGGACTTAAATGGGATGAAGAACCTATTAAGCAAAGTGAACGAATTTCGATTCACAAAAGTTATATCAAAAAGCTATTGGAATGTGGAGCTGCATATAGGTGCTTTACAACAGAAGATGAAATATATCAATTAAGAGAAGAACAAAAAAAGAAAGGATTACCTCCAAAGCATGATAATAGACACAGAAGTCTTTCAAAAGAAGAAATAGAAAAATTCATATCCCAAGGGAGGACTTCAGTAATAAGATTTAAGATTGATGAAAAAATTGAAATTAAATGGTTAGATCAGATAAGAGGTGAAATCAAATGGCAAGGGAAGGATTTAGGTGGTGATTTAGTTTTGTCAAGAAGGGCAAAGGGATATGAGATTGGAGATCCTTTGTATAATCTTGCAGTTGTAGTTGATGATAATTTTATGAATATTACTCATGTTGTAAGGGGTGAAGACCATATCTCTAACACTGCAAAACAAATATTGATTTATAAAGCATTAAAATTTAATTTGCCAACTTTCTCGCATACACCCTTAATACTAAATAGTGAAGGGAAAAAATTATCTAAAAGAGATTGCGTTACTTCAATCGACGAATTTAGAGATATGGGATACTTACCTGAGGCTTTATCGAACTATATGGCCTTTTTAGGTTGGTCTCCAAAATCTGCCGAAAAAGAAATACTTTCAATTAAAGAGATATCTGAAATCTTTAACTTATCAGACATAAATAAAGCTGGGGCCAAATTCAGTTGGGAAAAACTCAACTGGATTAATTCTCAATATATAAAAAATATGGAATCAATAAAACTTTGTGAGATCATTAGGAAATACTGGGATGATAATGGTTGGGTGCCGCCATCTCAAGAATGGGCGTATAAATTAGCAATTTTGCTTAAAGACTCTATGACTCTTTTAAAAGATTCAATTGATCAATCAAAACCATTTTTCTTAATACCTACAATTCAAAAAGAAGGTCAAGATTTCCTGAAAAAAAATGATAGTAAATTATCTCTAAAACTAATCTTAAATTATTTAATTGAGCAAAATACTATAAAACTAAATAAAGAGAAAGCCAAAGAAATAATAAACGAAATCTCAAAAATGCATAATATTAAAAAAGGGATATTAATGAAATCACTAAGAGTAGCCTTTTTTGGATCTCTAAGTGGACCAGATTTAATTCAAAGTTGGGAGCTTTTCTCAGAGAGTAAAACTGACAGATCTCGAATTGAAAGATGTCTTAAATCATTCTAAATTATTTTTTTTGACCTAATTCAAGCCTATTTGCTAAAGGTTTGGCTGAAAGACCTTGGATTCCTACTGTCATCAGTATTGTAAGAAAAACTAAACCTTGAAGACGGCCAGCCCCAAGGATACCAGCCTGCTCTAATCTGATAGAAAAAAGAGAAGCTACCGCTGCAGTAACAATACCTCTTGGGGCTAACCAGGCTAAAAATACTTTTTCTTTTAAGTTAAGTTCTCTTCCTATTGTTGCTATCCAGATAGAGATAGGGCGAACAATTACCATCAACATAAATACGCAAAGAACCCCTCCCCATCCAAGGGGACTTAATTCACCCCAAGAAACGTCGGCAGCCAAAAGAGGGAAAAGAACAGTTATTGCTAATTGAGCTAATTCACCTATTAGATTATCCAATCTCTCCTTATCTATAATTTCTCTTCTCCCTACAATAAAACCTGCCGCGACAGAAGCAGGCAAGCCTGATTCTGGCAGAAAATATTCGCAAATTCCATACACAAGGAAAATAAATCCAAGGGTAACTTGAAGCTCTATACCAAACGAGGCTTCATTTTTTATTTTTTTTAAAATTTCTGATAGCAACCATCCTGCACTTAATCCGATTAAGACTCCTCCCCCTAATCTTTGCATTAATGCTATAAATACATCGTTAATCCCACGTAGGTCCCCTAAAGTCAGTTCTAAAAGCAGTAATGCCAGTACTGCACCAATTGGTTCAAGCAACAATCCCTCAGCTTTCAAAACTTCCGAAATAGGGGAAACTAATTTTATTTGTTCTACTAATGGAGAGACAACTGTTGGTCCAGTAGCAAGGACAATGGCACTATATATTCCCGCAACTTGCCATGAGAGGCCTGCCAGCCAATGAGCAATAAAAATTCCAGCTGATAATGAAATAAAAAGTCTTACCACTGAAATTTTCAAGACAGTATTTCTTATATTCCCCTCAGGCAATTTTAAATTTAGTCCCCCTTCAAATAGAACCAAACAGACTAAAAGTCCAACAATAGTTTCAAGCCCTTGCCCAAGATCTAAAGGCTCAACCAGTCCTAAGCCTGATCTTCCAATGAACAATCCAGAAAGCAATAAAATAACAACACTTGGGAATCCTGTAAAAGAAGAAAATAATCGAGCAAAAGCACCTGCAAATACAGTTATTCCCCAAAGTAATCCAAGCCTTTCAGGCGTCAT
This window harbors:
- the hemL gene encoding glutamate-1-semialdehyde 2,1-aminomutase, whose amino-acid sequence is MTDILNYTKSEEIFSAAQQLMPGGVSSPVRAFKSVGGQPIVFDRVKGPFAWDIDGNRYIDYIGSWGPAICGHAHPEVTTALQEALEKGTSFGAPCVLENQLAEMVIDAVPSVEMVRFVNSGTEACMAVLRLMRAFTGRDKVIKFDGCYHGHADMFLVKAGSGVATLGLPDSPGVPRTTTANTLTAPYNDLEAVKKLFSENPDAISGVILEPIVGNAGFITPEPGFLEGLRELTTENGSLLVFDEVMTGFRISYGGAQEKFGVTPDLTTLGKVIGGGLPVGAYGGKKEIMSMVAPSGPVYQAGTLSGNPLAMTAGIKTLELLKQDGTYDKLDSTTSRLIEGIIQSAENNGIAINGGSVSAMFGFFLCDGPVRNFDEAKTNDTELFGKLHREMLKRGIYLAPSPFEAGFTSLAHSEEEIDKTIEAFDESFNAIKK
- a CDS encoding prohibitin family protein, with the protein product MSTSFKNVTPTGPGGTATLLIVLSFTGFLLLTQSLFVVPSGQVAVVTTLGKVSGPSRRAGLNFKLPFVQSVYPFDIKTQVQPEKFETLTKDLQVIRATATVKYSVKPNEAGRIFATIASRNSDVYQKIVQPSLLKALKSVFSQYELETIATEFAVISEKVGDTVAQELNSFDYVDVKSLDLTGLEIAEEYRAAIEQKQIAGQQLLRAKTEVEIAEQEALRYETLNRSLDDQVLFKLFLDKWDGSTQVVPGLPGSEGGSPPVIVGGKR
- a CDS encoding YajQ family cyclic di-GMP-binding protein — encoded protein: MAESFSFDVVSDFDRQELVNTLDQVKREISQRYDLKGTDTSVDLEKENIFIITNSELTLNAVNDIIRQKAIKRNLSLKIFDYGNIEIVSGNRIKQSILLKQGIKQEIAKKISKNIRDQIKKINVSINGETLRVASKSKNDLQLAIKLVSELEESLNIPLKANNFR
- a CDS encoding phosphotransacetylase family protein; the protein is MSDILLIGSCEPFSGKSAMVLGIAKNLLQKKKKVRIGKPLATCIELTNLPSMSYEGLIDDDVKFIGSTLNIEEENLISSVGLLDNISAEKRIFNKDLLPGKSFDQIEALVNDDFEGLNILEAAGSLHEGMIYGLSLPQLAKDLDAKVLIVNLWEDCKSVDALLDAKKQLGEKLAGVVLNGVLPQEVEKVKKEIIPSLKDLGIEVFGVMPKSPLLRSVTVGELVRRLDAQIICCPEKDQLLVETLSIGAMGVNSAMEFFRRRRNMAVVTGADRTDIQLAALEASTQCLILTGIGDPLSQLIHRAEELEVPILKVELDTLSSVEIIEQAFGHVRIHESIKASYAIQLVQENVNLQRILEKIDFSCNFSDKC
- a CDS encoding SDR family oxidoreductase: MINSTKNEKTIGITGASGALGKELTKLFRQKGYKVIGFTHSKTNYEINFESPNEWIKWECGKESSLKKQLEKIDILILNHGIYDLSRGNSNYENSIEINALSKFKFLNLFEDIALSNDSLIKKEVWINTSEAEILPALNPSYEISKSLIGKLVSFKKNLLDKNTKKKLIIKKIILGPFKSGLNPIGIMSPKFVSKKIYNLANSKKYLIIISPNPLTYLLFPLKEFFNFLYCQMIYKYKS
- the map gene encoding type I methionyl aminopeptidase — encoded protein: MRHFADLLLNKNNSKANNQVPFIQRRRGIEIKSSREIKLMKKSSRIVATVLREINDLIKPGMSTKDLDDFAEKRIKSFGAVPSFKGYHGFPSSICSSINNEVVHGIPSKNKIIKNGDLVKIDTGAYLDGFHGDSCISICVGKVSPQAQKLSDIAFKALYAGLSKIKAGNTLLDVAGEIEDIVLKNGFSVVEDYTGHGVGRNLHEEPSVFNFRTKELPNVVLREGMTLAVEPIVNEGTKFCKTLNDRWTVITKDGKLSAQWEHTIVVLKDGIEILTDRDF
- a CDS encoding PepSY domain-containing protein yields the protein MKTLFNSRQFHKALAPWVFLPLFISSITGLLYRVSKDLLGYSREQVHWLMSLHEGEWLGDNGELIYVILNSLGVLWMLVTGFQMFSKTISFTKKVTKGESKG
- the rplS gene encoding 50S ribosomal protein L19; its protein translation is MAKEKQEKELETGIKADASVDVAVEQKEKNTVSKTTQTLSTSNLIKEFESEQLKKELPEIYVGDTVKVGVKITEGNKERVQPYEGVVIAKRHGGFNQTITVRRIFQGIGVERVFMLHSPQVASLKVERRGKVRRAKLFYLRDRVGKATRVKQRFDR
- the gltX gene encoding glutamate--tRNA ligase produces the protein MEKRLRLAPSPTGLFHIGTARTALFNWLYAQKIGGKFLIRIEDTDFLRSKSEYTKNILEGLKWLGLKWDEEPIKQSERISIHKSYIKKLLECGAAYRCFTTEDEIYQLREEQKKKGLPPKHDNRHRSLSKEEIEKFISQGRTSVIRFKIDEKIEIKWLDQIRGEIKWQGKDLGGDLVLSRRAKGYEIGDPLYNLAVVVDDNFMNITHVVRGEDHISNTAKQILIYKALKFNLPTFSHTPLILNSEGKKLSKRDCVTSIDEFRDMGYLPEALSNYMAFLGWSPKSAEKEILSIKEISEIFNLSDINKAGAKFSWEKLNWINSQYIKNMESIKLCEIIRKYWDDNGWVPPSQEWAYKLAILLKDSMTLLKDSIDQSKPFFLIPTIQKEGQDFLKKNDSKLSLKLILNYLIEQNTIKLNKEKAKEIINEISKMHNIKKGILMKSLRVAFFGSLSGPDLIQSWELFSESKTDRSRIERCLKSF
- a CDS encoding cation:proton antiporter encodes the protein MTPERLGLLWGITVFAGAFARLFSSFTGFPSVVILLLSGLFIGRSGLGLVEPLDLGQGLETIVGLLVCLVLFEGGLNLKLPEGNIRNTVLKISVVRLFISLSAGIFIAHWLAGLSWQVAGIYSAIVLATGPTVVSPLVEQIKLVSPISEVLKAEGLLLEPIGAVLALLLLELTLGDLRGINDVFIALMQRLGGGVLIGLSAGWLLSEILKKIKNEASFGIELQVTLGFIFLVYGICEYFLPESGLPASVAAGFIVGRREIIDKERLDNLIGELAQLAITVLFPLLAADVSWGELSPLGWGGVLCVFMLMVIVRPISIWIATIGRELNLKEKVFLAWLAPRGIVTAAVASLFSIRLEQAGILGAGRLQGLVFLTILMTVGIQGLSAKPLANRLELGQKK